ttacaaaacaactataacttaaaattcgaattttttgttacaaaaaaatcgattAACGATGTACCGCAGAGTAAATTTCACATTATATCAtctaattgatcaaatttcaaacaaaaacaactgatttatatatacatcaactaacaaaaatacacaaatttccaaatatttctataatattctgcaaattgaaacaaatacAACAATCTATTTACTATGCAAAATACAAATAAgacataaataatataaattaataaaaaaaattaggtattatattataaataacattatacACTTTTATATgcacattataatttatacactaTAGTAtctttaactaaaaatatattccaatacatttcttaaaatatgaaactcCGCACGTATATGCGATTCAGAATctagttaaaatttaaatttaaaccaGAAAATCTTATTAGAATCAATTAAGTAAGAAAATTTCTTACTTTAGATTGTcaataaaaaccataaattcttgtttgatttatatctatacaaatgtttatataatttaatatttttcaaccacaaaaattatttcctacaataaaaattattagaatAAAACGTAATACGAATTTGATTTTACAAACGTTTTTgctaaaaaatcaaaattctttgattttctatctttatatatatttaaaggAAAATTTGCAAGTTGTTTGGTTGTTTATGTGTTATTATGAGAACTTttcttaataatattatatagttataaaaGTGAAATACATGATatacaaaaaacatatttagaCTAGAGAGTATgtaaaaaactataatttttttatcatgcAAACTTTATATTAAAGAGTCATATAGTcaatttttcatattatttcaTAGTGAAATTCATATGTATTAGATTTGATTCCaatgatttttattgtaaGAAATAATTTGTGTGGTTCAAAAATGACAATGTATAAAATAAGCAATTCTCttatttagttgattttaataaataaaatccgATTTTCATTTTGGATAGTatcttaaaaaattattaatggTTTTTCCTACactattaatttaattttgaaattgataaaaacaaactattataataattaatgcattaaaaatatatttatattgaatataaaattttatttttgagtatataacaccaaaagaaaatattttcttttttattattaaactagtttaaatatataaatatattttttttggttggtcaACGCCGGAGTTAACTCACCGGTTTACCGGAAttgtatgtttattttatcaacCACATGATGTTctatagtttatatatgtgGTCATGTAATACATCTATTTTGTGTAGCCCAAGATACAATAGTATAGTTGACATATATGAACATGTATTTTCCTTTACTTTGTGTAGatatcaatcttttttttagaaattattgTATATGACTCCTGGTTTGCGAGTCTATATGCCCTCTAGTGTAGTCTTTGCTCAGTGAAGGGTTTACATAATAGTAGTTTTTGTAACATAACATAaccattattaaaaataaattttcaatattttgggTATTCAGAACCAAACTGAAAATagccaaaaccaaaccgaacctaatccaatattttaaattaaacagaACCAAAGTGAATCTAcactaaaattttgaaataaccGAATGGATCCTAAAACTCTTTTACCCAAAATAACAGAAACTGAATAGATCTATCCGGAACCGGATGAATACCCGAACGTCCagacaaatatatattgtttcatttatgcccaattatattttcaatatacgattgatgatcaaattaaaaactcaGTGGTCTTAACCGTTTCTGTCACACAAAACCCTTTTGTTTCCTCCAAAATATAATCACATAATTGTTAAAGTGAAAAATTGGAGTTAAGTGTTTTCGtaaaaaacttttcttattAAATGATATTGAAATTGATGCtccaaaaaacataagagCAAATACGTAAGTAGAATACAAGATTAAGAGATATAAAGAGCATGATAAACTTATTGTAGAAAGTTTCACAAAATTGTTAAAGTGAAAAATTGAAGCTtaattgttttagaaaaacattggtcttattaaatgatattaagaGCACACACGTAAGTAGAATACAGGATTACGatacatgtattttttttatttttttatttttatttgttttagagGATTACGATACATTAAAGAGCATGATAAAGCTTAGTGGAGAAAGTTTCATTTGGTCTCAAACATGAAGATGATCAAACATCGTCGAAACCACCGTTGTCTTGGGAAGCTCCTCTATCACCAGCTTGTGTGTATGGCTCCCCGGCCCGCTTCAGCAAGAGAAGTCATCGGAAAAGAATATGCTCCTAAagcataaagaaaaaaatccgAAGATGCTCCATGGAACCCAACAAGAGCACAACCTTTGCTCTCGAGCAAGAATGTTTTATTAGATGCCTTTCCCAGTATTGGAGAGGttctattatttgatgttttgaaagtCAACGACGTTATAAGAGTGCCGCCAGGGTTGTCTCTATAAGTCCCCTCCACAGAAGTGAGAAACTCATTTGGATAGTCCACTGTAAACTGCGACAAAATGAGATTTTACATATAAGCAGTGTTCAAGAACACACACAcgcatatatatagataaaaacaTATGTGTTCGACCAATATTCAGAGTTGTAGGAATTATAACCTCTTCTTTTGTAAAATCACCCGTTCCCCTCTTCCCCCCCTGCACACGGGTTTCGATTTTGCCGTCCTTAACGTAATCGAACTCGATACACCTTACTATACCATCATTATGATAAAAGGACACCTTTTTTACACCTTCGAAAGTACCATCATCCCAAATGTCACTTCCTTCACCTATGTATTCTAATTTAGTTAGAGTAAGGGTTGTGATATAAGCTCCAAGAGCGTTTAGGTTATCCTGAGCAGATCCATGAAACCCAATGATCTCATGGCCGTTGCATCCAAGTGTGAACTTAGTACCCTTTTCATCGTCTCCCATTACTTCTGAAGTCTTTATGTTGGTTTTGAGTTGCAGTGATTGAATTACACCAGAATCTTCGTCGTAGCAACCGTCAATAGATAGCAGATATTCCTTGTCGCTATGGTTAATCtcaaactacaaaaataaacattgCATATTGCGGTAGTAGAAAACCAAGAGGCTTGtcatcaaatttaaatttaagttATGCGGTCATACATACCGGTTCTAGCGTGTATCCTCTACCCGTCTCTGAGCCATGGAGTTGCTCCTTCTCCGGATCTCCATCCTTGTCGACataattgaatttgatataTTGTATGCCTTCCTTATTAATACGTACTTGAATCTTTGTTACACTATCATGGTCACCTCCATCATCCCACTTTGTTCCTCCATTTCCCCCTTGCGCTTCCATTCTTGTAGGAGTGATGGGAGTGAAATATGCATCAAGATCTTTAAGGCGATACTCAGCAGATCCCTGAAACCCAATGATTTTATTTCCATGTTTTGCcagtttaaatttttttaaacccCAATATGAATATCCTATGATTTCGGAAACCCTCaagttggttttgaattgaattgCTCCAATGAACTCGCCACTTCTGTTGGTGTAGTAACCCTCAACGGATTCTAGATATTCGTTTTTGAGATTGTCAATCTCAAACTGTGTAAAAGTTGgtgaaaacaaaagtcaatATTAATTATCCTcattaacataaaataataaagggATATGTCATACCATCTGCAGAAATCCTCCACCCGAATATCCATGGAATGGTCCATTTTTCGGTTTTCCAGACTTGACATAGTCAATCTTGATGAAATCTATGCCGGTTTTACCACCTACCAAATATATCTTTGTCACATCATCATGGTCAAATCCATCGTCCCACTTAGGCCCTTCGTTTTGGATCATCTCTAACGCATTCGAATCTTGAGACATGGTGTTGTATTGCTTTGCTTATAGCTAATAATTTGCATCAATACCCAATTGTGATTCATTAGgtagaaaaatcaaaatgggGGGAAAACATTTCGGACAAGGAACAGACAGGCTAATATATTGAAGGAAGGAGACCATTTGCAAAAATACAGAGAAGGAAGATCAAGCTTATTGGGTGAAAAGGGGCAAATTCCATATATTACCTTATAAGTAAAAACAGGAGATAGCCATGCTCTAGATTGTAATTAcgtttacaaaagaaaaatctaggAATACAAGGCTTAAAcattaactaaataaaagCAAATATGCATaaggagagggagagagagctGACCTCTAATGGTGAAGTGGAAGTTGAAGAATAGATAGTACTGTGGTGGTCTTTAACCCTATGGATGGAGGCTATTTATATACAAGTTTTGGGTCTTTTATAAATAGAGAATATTGggtctttttatttatttttattaatttggtCTTTgataaatatgtaaaatacaaCTAGGTATTTTATTAGAGAAAATTGTTAAATGAGAAGTCATTCTCCATTGGTGAAAGTTCGAAACTCTAATTTGGACTATGTCAATCATGACTTTTTAAGAGATATATTGGTGATAATTTGTTAGTAAGAGAAAGTCTCACATCGGAAGTTGGAGAAATTATCTAgtgatatataaacatttattgtcaattggttttgagttgAATGTCCATGTtaaaattacattttcatGGTATTAAAGTCACCCAATCGTTGGACCATCATGTGGATGTTGTTCCCACATATGTCTACGCTTTAAATGTTTATGCCTGAGCGTGAGAGAGGGTGTTATTGAAAGTCCCATATCGAACCACCTCGTGAATGTTGTTCCCACATATGCCCGCGCTTCAAAACCAATGATTCCTgaaagtaagaaaaattaaatagtaatatataaaagGTTTAAACCACTCCACTCGTTCCtaattgattttgagttgAAGCTCATGTTAAAGTCCTAATCTGTCAtagcttcaaaacaaaaaaaattagaattgatCAAATTGGTTTAGCTTCCATCCATTGCcgttttttaaaacctttttagaCAATTTCAGCCactatatgttttttactgctcgttttattttgtttgtttcattttttgtaCTTTAAATTGTTTGATAGTTGTTCAGCTTGATTGATCAGAATCAGATATGTGAATGTTATTGTTGCATACCCTTCTCTTTTGTATTGGAAACCCCCAATcttgagttttattttaattaactGTATGATTGCCAACCAAAAGAACAAGAATAAAAAGGTggaccaaaatattttttattttaatataaaattattggatttttttccGGTATAATTTTAATGAGGTCCAAATCTAATAATTACTATAAAACTCTTGCTTCTATAGTCGttaatatagtatatatatatagccaaCTTAAAACAttgagtttgttttaaaatgtttaaaatgtttcaatcATTGTCGttaatatactatatatagagCCAacttaaaacattaataattaatctaAAACCCATGCAGTGTATATGAGAAAGACATCTTTTCCATATTACGTTTTGGACATATTCACACCTTGTCCTTGTGGCTTGTGTATATGAGAGAGACATCTTCCCATTTAGGGTATCCAATCAGATTTATCCATTGCatttaatatgaaaaatataaagagagaaaatgaggGATGAAGTCATGAAGGTGTCTATACAATCTTAAATGGTATTACTTAGAATAGAGtctatacaattttaaatatgaaatcatATTCTAAACGACTATATGAAGTCGTCCCACGCTATctcaaaaattgttttttttataaaattgtcATTTAGACAAATAGGCGTGCATCATGCATGTAATGGAACCGACGTCCATTGCATTtcattaaagaaacaaaaaatatgattttaaaactggaaaagtttttaaaaaaatctaaattttaaaaatggagaaaccaacaaaaatctATCATTAACTTGTGATCCGGTGAACGTTTGAATCGGTTAAGtatgattttacaaaattcattTAATTCAGAATAAAATATAGAGTTTAGACTATATTCagcaattttttaaatatatttttagtttataaactTATTTAATGGTTTAGATTTTGAGGAAAACTTTACAATGccgctttttttttctcaaacacAATACCGTCTTAAGAGAATAAATAGAATATTAAGAGAGACAACCgagatttgttgttttgaataCGCGATATTTATCCGTTTATTTTTACCTACtactttaatatttgttaCGGTTTTAGTTCTTAGttggatttaaaaaaattaatcaccttgttattaatattaatgTAGTAtgactatttttattttatatttataaaaactatataattcctataatataaattatattaagtaaattttaaacaattgGTCAATGGTCGAATATGGTCGACCCAATGATCCGTGACTGAGAAAGTAGTCCTGGTGGgattcaaaaatattgtttattttaagcTATATTTTTtgagaataatatatataccctTTAGGCATAAAAGTGGGCAAACTCGTTATGTTTATCTTCTATCAGTTAAAGTACAACCAAAAGAGGGATTAAAAACATGggattttattatttcttagaAAAACATGTCTCATAAAATGAGATTGATaaagacaaaccaaaacaatacaTAGTAGAGTGCAAGATATATAGGAGATCACTACAAGAACGTGATCAAACACCGCCCAAACCACCATCACCACCTTGTTCTTCCAGTGCTTTCCCATCATGAGAAGGAGGCATCGGGAAAAAATATGCTCCAAGACCATGAATAGAATTATAAGAAGACCGTCCATGGAACCCAACAATAGCACAGCCTTGGCTCTCAAGCTTAAATTCTGAAAGATAGTTACCAAACACATTACCAAATGTCGGAGAGGTTCTaccttttgatgttttgaaagtCAACGATTTAATCATCACATTTCCAGTACTAAAGCTGAGTCCAGTATTAACGACAGTGGCAATGCCCTCCACGGACGTAATAACCTCATTTGGATAGTCCAGGACAAACTGCAACAGAAAAGATTATTATGTATAAGCCGTTATTCAAGAACAAggatagatagatagagacAAATATTTAGAGTTGAGGAATTATAACCCCTCCTTCTTGTACTGCGGCAACAATTTTCGGCCCGTGCTCACGGGATTCGACTTTGCCGTCGTCATCATAATCGAACCGAACACACCGCACGCTATATCCatcataatatatatgcaCCTTTTTTACTCCTTGGAAACTACCATCATCCCAAAGGTTACCTGAAGCACCATTCTTAGGAAGCTTTTCACGAAAACTATCTTCGTATTCCAATTTAGTTAGAGGAAGTGTTGTGAAATATGCTCCGAGAGAATATAGGTTCTTGCCAGCATGTCCATGAAACCCAATGATCTTATTAACAGTGCATCCAATTGTAAACTTCACAGCATCATCGTCATAGTAGCCCATAAGTTCCGAAGTCTTcatgttggttttgaattgcAGTGCTTGAATGACACCGGATGCATCATCATAGTAACCATCAATAGACATCAGATATTCCTTGTCGAGATGGTTAATCTCAAACTACAACAAAACACGTAAAAACAATACATCAACAACCATTTACAAAATCTTTTGTGGACTCAAATATCTTGggagatttatttttatttcctaGTCACACATACCGGCTCAAGTACGTAACCCTGACCCGAGGTAGGACCATGGGTTTCACTTTTGGGATGCCCATCCTTGTCAACATAATCGAATATGATGTCTTTTATACCTTTATGATCACTTCGTCCATGAATCTTTGTTACAGCCTCATAGTCACCTCCATCATCCCATTCATTGCCTCCTTTGCCCCCTTTGGCTTCCATTCTTGCAGGAGTTATCCAAGTAACATATGCTCCAAGAGCTCTGAGGTTAACATCAGCAAAACCGTGAAACCCAATGATTTTTTTGCCCTCCATTGCTAGCGTAAACTTGTGACCAGAATATTCATAGCCCATTATTTCAGAGATCTTCaagttggttttgaattgaatcGCATACATTATATCGTTATAGTAATCAAAGTAACCCTCGACAGATAAAAGATGTTCATTTTTTCGATGATCAATCTCAAACTGCGAAAACATTggttagagaaaagaaaaaaatggtcaaAGGTATCCACATGAACACGAATAAAGGGAATTTTAATAAGCATATTTCCAAGTCATACCATCTGTGTGAAACCTGTGTCTGAATAACCATGGAATGATCCATCTAACAATTCTCCGGCCTTGACATAGCCAAACTTGATAAATTCTATGCCTTTAGTACCACCTCGTACATATATCTTTGTCACATCATCATGTTCGGATCCATCATCCCACATATATTCGCTTGACTTTCTCTCGGAACCTACCGATTCCAACTTTTGGGTCATATCGGATAGATTTGTATCTTGAGACATAAAGGCATATTGTGTTACTTAGTCAGTAATTCGCATCAAAAGCAATATGTGTTTCATTACGTTGGGaattattaaaagataaaaccaTTTTCAAACCGATGATCAAACAAGATCTAGAGTGAAGCAAGAAGGCCATTTAAACGATCAAATTTCATGGGTGAATAAAGAAGCCGTTACCACTATTATCTATTgtttacccaaaaaaacaattatctaATTAGAACTTAGAAGACAATAGAACTCTATAGTTTTCCAGACTATGCTCTTTACGTTTACAATAGTTTATATAAGAATATAGTGCTCAAAACATTGATAAAAGTTAAAGCAAATCTGTATAGAGAGAGGGAGGAGAGAGAGCTCTAACCTTTGGTGTTGCAGgatagagaagatgaagaacagagAGTATTGTTGTATGTTGGTCTCTATAAGCTGATGGATGAAAGGTATTTATTTGTATACGAATATGGAGagagacttttttttggttaaaaatatttgttttgggtctttaaaaaatgtaagaattaAGGTCTTTgctaaaatataatatacGACCCGAGCTTCGCCGGTAAACTGACTAGGTCTTTCATAATTGTTATAATTCTTAAGTTGAAGACAAAAATTAGAAGTAGTTTAtttgaggaagagagagagaaaaagagtttaGTCTCGGTTAAATGTGAAAATATTAGAATAGGAAATTGTTTCCACAAAATTAATTGacgaagaaaaataaaatgttttggagGATAAGAAGACGAAtcaattgattttattttattttatgttgaGATGAATCTTCGAAGTATTTTACATGACTCCCCTTTGATGCATGTGTCTCAATTGGCacttttcaaattatttatgacTCTCACCACTAGTTACTAGTTAGTTAATGTATATTAGAAACTAGATAATgcccgcctaaataggcgagtgtaagatacaaaaataaattatttaggCGGGTGTAATCataagttaaatttttaatgacacATGTAAAAATCCgatcgtttgacttgacacGTGGCACGATCCTATAAAttagtaactttgaaaaccatactttatataataagatataagACCATCTTAATATTATACATTACatatgatttaaaatattaatataaaattatattattatttaaagaaGTCAATGTGTATTAGAGTCATCTTAATACTGTACGATTAGAATACTATTTGCTTTGGTATATTATGTTTCCGAATATGTCCATCTGTATTTATTTTAGGTTTGGTCGTCAGATATAATGTTCGTTTGCTATATGTAAACGATAAATTACGTGGAGATGTGTATTTAGTCGAGTGATTAAATCTATTTGATTCtgctttttttattgttgGAGTTCGATTCCACTAAAAAAGCgataaatcatataaatcatataaatcatatttagCAAAATTGTATTTTCAAATACTTCTAAAGTTGTAATAGACAAATCATATAAGTTACACAAGATTAGTAGTCTAGTAGGggctatatatatacattttattgGTGATATGTGGATTTCAAGGGTATTATCACTCTATATACACagaatattacaaaattaagtCCAAGAAAAAATTACTGTTGAGTTTTCTCTTTCCATCATGAAAATACCTTTATACTCTTATATCATATTTGCTTTTGacgttaaatattttgttaccttttaataataatgttatcatcttcccataattatacaatctttgaaatcaaatcGTTGGTTCAATAGctgataatttaattatatcgTCAACTGTATTATTAACATGTTAAGTAGGTTTGTATCCTAAGTCTTTTCATCCATACATCAAAACTTTATCCAAGTATCCATATTTCGCTAACAATATTATCCTGATAATACGTTATATGCTAACTATTCTGATGCATGTATTTTTTCTACATGATTATTCAGTCGCAAGTcaacttttttgcttttcatgctaaatattttgttacctttaaataataatgttatcgCTTCGCATATATATCAGTCTTTGAAATCTAAACATTGGTTCAATAActgagaatttttttatatcgtcaaatatattattaacatattaagTTGGTTTGTACTCAATGTCATTTCATCCATCCATCAAACTCTATCTATATTTCGCTAACAATATTATCTCGATAATGCGTTTATATGCTAACTATCCTGATTTTTATCATATCTCCTTGAAAGAGTATATTTGtcatatagattttaattaaaaatgttacctaaataaatagttttcatatataaatttttaattatttgctGGTGcatttatagatttttaacTCACCCttgttttatttcatgttAGTTAATCTTACTATAAGTCGTTAACTTGGTTCAACATGTTGGGTAGGTGAATATACCTAATGGGCTGTGCCGGCCCATTACTAATTTTTAATCcattttctggttttgttttttttgttggaaataaGTTGGAAACCCATATGAGATTAGAACCACTCTTTTCATACTCATATTATAAACATTATCAAAAACTATTACATAAAGGTAACTCAATATAAGATGATTAACACAAACAATAATAGGAAGAAGAGTGTCCTTATCCAATAAGAATCTCAGAAATCATTTGAAAGTATGTCTCTCACACATGTTcaaccaaaccctaaaaaggCCCTGCCAGCATAAAAGCTGCTACATGAGCTAGATTATCCAAATAACTTATAACTTCATCGTAGTCCTCCAAGTAACAATTTAAAATGCAGCTCTCTCTTAAATCATTGGGtattttttctattgaaaTGTTTCAGCTGTACTCGAATtagtatgtgtgtgtgtgtgtgtataatTTTCACAATTCTAGATTAGTTCCGGTCAATACTAACTTCTGATAGCTCTTCTCTATTGGTACTCTATGGTCTCCACCATCCCCattttagaaaatagtttTAGCTAATTTATAtcgaatatataaaaaggtataatatacataaacgATTAGGACAGCATATATAATCTTCAATTAGCATTAATAATAAAACGTTCTTtctccaaaaacattttacagtgattaaaatatattgaagCAGACGAAGATTTTAGAATGCATTAAAGCGGATTCAAATATTGGCTCTACAACATAATGTAGTTTGAAAtattgtgttttatgttttatttggtatAGTTTTAAACAATTTAGAAAATAGTTTTAGCTAAtattgtgttttgtgtttctatggtcTCCACCATCCCCattttagaaaatagtttTAGCTAATTTATAtcgaatatataaaaaggtataatatacataaacgATTAGGACAGCATATATAATCTTCAATTAGCATTAATAATAAAACGTTCTTtctccaaaaacattttacagtgattaaaatatattgaagCAGACGAAGATTTTAGAATGCATTAAAGCGGATTCAAATATTGGCTCTACAACATAATGTAGTTTGAAAtattgtgttttatgttttatttggtatagttttaaacaatttattcggttttaaacttttattttaaattaagttGTGTTTGATGAATATTAGTGTGGTTTCATTGGCtcattttatacatatattcattatttttaagagattttaaaaacttataattatgtttttttctcaaaaatatacTCGTAAAAACTCGGAAAATCTTATAGTC
This sequence is a window from Arabidopsis thaliana chromosome 1 sequence. Protein-coding genes within it:
- a CDS encoding Mannose-binding lectin superfamily protein (Mannose-binding lectin superfamily protein; CONTAINS InterPro DOMAIN/s: Mannose-binding lectin (InterPro:IPR001229); BEST Arabidopsis thaliana protein match is: Mannose-binding lectin superfamily protein (TAIR:AT1G52130.1); Has 1455 Blast hits to 704 proteins in 37 species: Archae - 0; Bacteria - 4; Metazoa - 0; Fungi - 0; Plants - 1447; Viruses - 0; Other Eukaryotes - 4 (source: NCBI BLink).), which encodes MSQDSNALEMIQNEGPKWDDGFDHDDVTKIYLVGGKTGIDFIKIDYVKSGKPKNGPFHGYSGGGFLQMFEIDNLKNEYLESVEGYYTNRSGEFIGAIQFKTNLRVSEIIGYSYWGLKKFKLAKHGNKIIGFQGSAEYRLKDLDAYFTPITPTRMEAQGGNGGTKWDDGGDHDSVTKIQVRINKEGIQYIKFNYVDKDGDPEKEQLHGSETGRGYTLEPFEINHSDKEYLLSIDGCYDEDSGVIQSLQLKTNIKTSEVMGDDEKGTKFTLGCNGHEIIGFHGSAQDNLNALGAYITTLTLTKLEYIGEGSDIWDDGTFEGVKKVSFYHNDGIVRCIEFDYVKDGKIETRVQGGKRGTGDFTKEEFTVDYPNEFLTSVEGTYRDNPGGTLITSLTFKTSNNRTSPILGKASNKTFLLESKGCALVGFHGASSDFFLYALGAYSFPMTSLAEAGRGAIHTSW
- a CDS encoding Mannose-binding lectin superfamily protein → MTQKLESVGSERKSSEYMWDDGSEHDDVTKIYVRGGTKGIEFIKFGYVKAGELLDGSFHGYSDTGFTQMFEIDHRKNEHLLSVEGYFDYYNDIMYAIQFKTNLKISEIMGYEYSGHKFTLAMEGKKIIGFHGFADVNLRALGAYVTWITPARMEAKGGKGGNEWDDGGDYEAVTKIHGRSDHKGIKDIIFDYVDKDGHPKSETHGPTSGQGYVLEPFEINHLDKEYLMSIDGYYDDASGVIQALQFKTNMKTSELMGYYDDDAVKFTIGCTVNKIIGFHGHAGKNLYSLGAYFTTLPLTKLEYEDSFREKLPKNGASGNLWDDGSFQGVKKVHIYYDGYSVRCVRFDYDDDGKVESREHGPKIVAAVQEGGFVLDYPNEVITSVEGIATVVNTGLSFSTGNVMIKSLTFKTSKGRTSPTFGNVFGNYLSEFKLESQGCAIVGFHGRSSYNSIHGLGAYFFPMPPSHDGKALEEQGGDGGLGGV